In Magnolia sinica isolate HGM2019 chromosome 12, MsV1, whole genome shotgun sequence, a single genomic region encodes these proteins:
- the LOC131221283 gene encoding anthocyanidin 3-O-glucosyltransferase 2-like → MEEVSLVFLPTPGIGHLISTVELAKLLVKQKPFSITILMMRLPVRDTDAYIKSVSASGLNIRFVDLPLIQLSPSVESQGPPSVTPLFIESHKPLVNDVVAGILNSKKTRVAALIIDFFMTTMIDVATELGIPAYIYFTSGAASLALMLYLPTLHTQIPCEFHEYQGEVVIPGMRPLPPNVMPTPLMNKKTDGYAWFVHHGRRFLETQGIIINTFSELEPTPLKAMADGRCLPDHATPPIYPVGPLIALDENSQSKSSVLIEWLDQQPRTSVVFLCFGSRGAFSLPQVKEIALGLEKSGHRFLWSLRCPASENHSMPVDADLDHVLPDGFLDRTKGRGLVWPSWVSQMAILAHPAVGGFVSHCGWNSILESLWFGVPILAWPLYAEQKLNAFQLVKDYGLAVELRLDFDGDGWVSAEDLERGVRCLMDDCEEGMKVRKRAKEIGEASRSSVKDGGSSLASLERLTDLLTHGSTN, encoded by the coding sequence ATGGAGGAAGTGAGTCTAGTGTTCCTGCCAACCCCAGGTATCGGACACTTGATCTCTACCGTGGAATTAGCAAAACTCCTTGTTAAGCAGAAGCCCTTCTCCATCACAATTCTAATGATGCGCCTTCCTGTCAGAGACACCGACGCCTACATCAAATCCGTTTCCGCCTCTGGCCTCAACATCCGATTCGTGGACCTCCCTTTGATCCAGCTCTCACCCTCTGTGGAGAGTCAGGGCCCACCATCAGTCACGCCTTTATTTATCGAAAGCCACAAGCCCCTTGTCAACGATGTCGTTGCAGGAATACTCAACTCAAAAAAGACCCGAGTGGCCGCATTGATCATCgacttcttcatgaccaccatgATCGACGTGGCAACGGAGCTAGGCATCCCTGCATACATATACTTCACATCTGGCGCAGCCTCGCTAGCGCTCATGCTATATCTTCCGACGCTCCACACCCAGATACCCTGCGAGTTCCATGAATACCAAGGAGAAGTAGTGATTCCTGGGATGCGGCCGTTGCCTCCCAACGTCATGCCAACGCCACTGATGAACAAGAAAACTGACGGGTACGCATGGTTCGTCCACCACGGCCGAAGATTCCTTGAAACACAAGGAATCATCATCAACACATTCTCCGAGCTAGAGCCGACCCCACTCAAAGCGATGGCCGATGGTCGATGCTTGCCCGATCACGCCACTCCACCTATCTACCCAGTGGGACCATTGATCGCTCTCGACGAGAATTCCCAATCCAAATCGAGCGTCTTGATCGAGTGGCTGGATCAGCAACCCCGCACATCGGTTGTCTTCCTATGCTTCGGAAGCAGGGGCGCCTTCTCCCTGCCGCAGGTGAAGGAGATCGCACTGGGGCTGGAGAAGAGCGGGCACCGGTTCCTTTGGTCACTGCGGTGCCCTGCATCAGAGAATCACAGCATGCCGGTCGATGCGGATTTGGACCACGTCTTGCCGGATGGTTTCTTGGATAGGACCAAAGGGCGGGGATTGGTGTGGCCGTCTTGGGTGTCGCAAATGGCAATCCTCGCCCACCCGGCGGTTGGAGGCTTTGTTTCGCACTGTGGCTGGAATTCGATCTTGGAGAGCTTATGGTTTGGAGTGCCTATATTGGCATGGCCTCTGTATGCTGAGCAGAAGCTCAACGCTTTCCAGCTGGTGAAGGATTACGGTCTGGCCGTGGAACTGAGGTTGGATTTTGACGGAGATGGGTGGGTTAGCGCAGAGGATTTGGAAAGGGGAGTAAGGTGTTTGATGGATGACTGTGAGGAAGGGatgaaagtgaggaagagagcgAAGGAAATAGGAGAGGCGAGCAGGTCTTCTGTGAAAGATGGGGGCTCTTCTTTAGCTTCCTTGGAGCGTCTTACGGACTTACTCACCCATGGTTCAACTAACTGA